In Pseudomonadota bacterium, a single genomic region encodes these proteins:
- a CDS encoding beta-lactamase family protein: protein MNVQGSCDAQFQAVRGEFERNFQERGEIGASVCVVLGGQIVVNLWGGTARGDTGTPWTEGTVSLIFSSTKGATALCAHVLASRGLLDLDAPVAEYWREFAQARKGSITVKMLLNHQADLPALRGTLSRGAFYDWDFMIATLEKEEPFWQPGTRTGYHGFTFGWLVGEVVRRVSGKLLGTFFQDEVARPLGIDFWIGLPRHLESRVARMIPGALDTTTRFFAALQDPSSLPSLMFLNTGGYMAEPDYDSPVAHTAEIGGSGGITNARGLACLYAPLATGGKGLATRDAIARMAAVSSATGRDAVLLMPTRFSLRFMKSMDNRRLARGQDNSVILSEEAFGHAGFGGSIGFADPKAEMSFGYTMNKMGAGAGLTERGQRLVDAAYRCLGYRSSASGAWA from the coding sequence ATGAACGTCCAGGGGTCTTGCGACGCTCAGTTTCAAGCGGTACGAGGCGAATTTGAGCGGAATTTCCAGGAGCGCGGGGAGATCGGCGCCTCGGTCTGTGTCGTTCTCGGCGGGCAAATCGTGGTGAACCTGTGGGGCGGGACGGCGCGCGGCGATACGGGTACGCCTTGGACGGAGGGAACCGTGAGCCTGATCTTCTCGTCCACCAAAGGGGCGACGGCCCTCTGCGCGCACGTGCTCGCTTCGCGGGGTCTCCTGGATCTCGATGCGCCGGTGGCCGAGTACTGGCGCGAGTTCGCCCAGGCACGCAAGGGCTCCATCACGGTAAAGATGCTCCTGAACCACCAGGCAGACCTGCCGGCGCTGCGTGGCACCTTGTCACGAGGCGCGTTCTACGATTGGGACTTCATGATCGCCACACTCGAGAAGGAGGAGCCGTTTTGGCAACCGGGTACCCGGACCGGATACCACGGCTTCACGTTCGGCTGGCTGGTGGGCGAGGTGGTTCGGCGTGTATCGGGGAAGTTATTGGGCACCTTCTTTCAGGACGAGGTCGCCAGACCGTTAGGAATCGATTTCTGGATCGGGCTACCGAGACATCTGGAGTCGCGTGTCGCACGCATGATCCCGGGCGCACTCGACACCACGACCCGATTTTTCGCGGCGCTCCAAGATCCTAGCTCCCTCCCATCGCTCATGTTTCTAAATACGGGCGGGTACATGGCGGAGCCCGATTACGACTCGCCTGTCGCTCACACCGCCGAGATCGGAGGATCGGGCGGTATCACCAACGCGCGTGGCCTCGCGTGCCTGTATGCCCCCCTCGCCACCGGCGGGAAGGGGCTCGCCACCCGAGACGCGATTGCCCGGATGGCGGCCGTCTCCTCGGCGACGGGCCGCGACGCCGTCCTCCTGATGCCCACGCGGTTCTCGTTGCGGTTCATGAAGAGCATGGACAATCGCCGGCTAGCGCGCGGCCAGGACAACAGCGTCATTCTGTCTGAGGAGGCATTCGGGCATGCCGGATTCGGTGGCTCGATCGGATTTGCCGACCCGAAAGCAGAGATGTCGTTCGGGTACACGATGAACAAGATGGGGGCGGGCGCCGGGCTGACTGAGCGCGGCCAGCGCCTGGTCGACGCCGCATACCGCTGTCTCGGCTATCGGTCCAGCGCTTCCGGCGCCTGGGCATGA
- a CDS encoding NAD(P)-dependent oxidoreductase produces the protein MSLAGKTLFITGASRGIGKAIALRAAGDGTNVAIVAKTEQPHPKLPGTIYSAAEEIEAAGGRALPMPVDIRNDTKVAEAAKRCTEHFGGIDILVNNASAISLTGTLETPMKRFDLMFGVNVRGTYCCSQACIPYLKRSAKAGRNPHILNLGPPLNLDPKWFKHHSAYTMAKYGMSMCVIGMAEEFRADGIAVNGLWPRTVIHTAALAMIPGVDPNRCRTPEILADAAYIILNRDSRKHTGNLYIDEEVLTAEGVVDLARYAVVPGATNLLPDLFVD, from the coding sequence ATGAGCCTTGCCGGCAAGACGCTGTTCATCACCGGCGCGTCGCGCGGCATCGGGAAGGCGATCGCGTTGCGCGCCGCGGGCGACGGCACGAACGTCGCGATCGTCGCCAAGACCGAGCAGCCGCATCCGAAACTGCCGGGCACGATCTACTCCGCCGCCGAAGAGATCGAAGCCGCAGGCGGGCGAGCCTTGCCGATGCCGGTGGACATCCGGAACGACACCAAAGTCGCCGAGGCGGCGAAGCGCTGCACGGAGCACTTCGGCGGCATCGATATCCTGGTCAACAACGCGAGTGCGATCTCGCTCACCGGCACGCTCGAGACGCCGATGAAACGGTTCGACCTCATGTTCGGCGTGAACGTGCGCGGCACGTATTGCTGCTCGCAGGCCTGCATCCCTTACCTCAAGCGGTCGGCGAAGGCCGGCCGCAATCCGCACATCCTCAATCTCGGGCCGCCGCTCAACCTGGACCCGAAGTGGTTCAAGCATCACAGCGCCTACACGATGGCGAAATACGGCATGAGCATGTGCGTGATCGGCATGGCGGAGGAGTTTCGCGCCGACGGCATCGCGGTGAACGGGCTCTGGCCGCGAACGGTCATTCACACCGCCGCATTGGCGATGATCCCCGGCGTCGATCCCAACCGCTGTCGCACGCCGGAGATCCTTGCCGATGCCGCATACATCATCCTGAACCGCGACAGCCGCAAGCACACCGGCAATCTCTACATCGACGAGGAGGTGCTCACCGCCGAGGGCGTCGTCGATCTCGCGCGCTATGCGGTGGTGCCAGGCGCGACGAATTTGCTGCCCGATCTGTTCGTCGATTGA
- a CDS encoding SDR family NAD(P)-dependent oxidoreductase, translated as MKTNITLVTGCSTGIGRALAEEFHRRGHVVYATARRVSTLSAFEARGIRTATLDVTDAESIRRLQTRLQHDGVTVALLINNAGYGALGPPAELPMNELRLQFETNVFGMVALVQALLPDMVRQRSGRIVNISSVSGVLPTPFAGAYCATKAAVNALSDSLRMELQPFGIAVITVQPGGVASQFSATAAKRSNLKDASLYAAVTDAIAARVGASQARTTPAEVFARKMADAVLAPNPQAVVRIGHHSLLLPFLKRWLPTRALDRVLSRRFRLDRLS; from the coding sequence ATGAAGACGAATATTACGCTGGTCACGGGCTGTTCCACGGGCATCGGCCGCGCGCTGGCCGAAGAATTCCACCGTCGGGGACATGTGGTGTATGCCACGGCGCGCCGGGTGAGCACGCTGAGTGCGTTTGAGGCGCGTGGTATCCGGACGGCCACGCTCGATGTGACGGATGCAGAGAGTATCCGCCGCCTGCAGACGCGTCTTCAGCACGACGGTGTCACCGTGGCGCTCCTGATCAACAATGCGGGCTACGGCGCGCTGGGACCGCCCGCCGAGCTGCCCATGAACGAGCTGCGCCTTCAGTTCGAGACGAATGTGTTCGGTATGGTGGCTTTGGTCCAGGCGCTGCTGCCCGATATGGTGCGCCAACGTTCCGGGCGGATCGTCAATATCAGCAGCGTATCGGGTGTGCTGCCCACGCCCTTCGCAGGCGCCTACTGCGCCACCAAGGCGGCGGTGAATGCGCTCTCCGATTCCCTGCGCATGGAGTTGCAGCCCTTCGGCATTGCGGTCATTACGGTCCAGCCTGGGGGCGTTGCATCTCAGTTCAGTGCGACCGCGGCTAAACGCAGTAACCTAAAGGACGCTTCTCTGTACGCGGCCGTCACGGATGCGATTGCTGCGCGCGTAGGAGCTTCGCAGGCGCGAACGACGCCCGCTGAGGTGTTTGCGCGTAAGATGGCAGACGCAGTGCTAGCGCCCAATCCGCAGGCCGTCGTCCGGATCGGTCACCACAGTCTTCTCTTACCGTTCCTCAAGCGCTGGCTGCCCACCCGCGCGCTTGATCGCGTGCTGAGCCGGCGCTTTCGGTTGGACCGGCTTTCATAG
- a CDS encoding septal ring lytic transglycosylase RlpA family protein, translating into MEVEINDRGPYAKGRDIDLSKAAAKEIGIDKKNGEAPVKIEANLPKEDK; encoded by the coding sequence GTGGAGGTAGAAATTAACGACCGCGGCCCCTACGCCAAAGGCCGGGACATCGACCTATCGAAAGCCGCGGCCAAAGAGATTGGGATCGACAAGAAAAACGGCGAGGCGCCGGTGAAGATCGAAGCAAACCTGCCCAAGGAAGACAAGTAG